tCCAGAAAAAGAGAGACgaactctaaaaaaaatatgatataaacagTCTATATTGATCTAAACATTATCGATACACGACACATGTAATTAATGTAAAATTGTAATATACCAATTGTTCTTTTGAAAGTGACAAATCGCGTGAGTTGTCTGGCACTCTGGTATACAAAGTGCACAACGAGAAACCgcgttattttttttttttataattgttcGGTTCGAATTTATtcgtcaaatattttttaatttttacttattatattttggcgaactaagaaaaatatttcttttttttcattgtatCCTTCATTTAATCAAgtgctttaaaaaaaatataagacgTAAAATAGTAAACTCAATAtattaactaatatttttttaataagtgtGTCACGTCAATAATTATGGGTGGGATTCTAAGTAggtaaaactataaaaaaatttatgatatgttgtattactttatatttttataaaatgtaattcataattttttttgtcataggAGTTAGCTTTATCAATTATGATTTACATTGAGATTTCTTCTAGAGAAGTAATATAATACaccatattatattaatattgaaatttcaaaattaaattttctctATTACCACATAAATAATCAACAATATTATGACCTCTCCACTTGCCAAGTCAATGCCCCCAAAATGAGTCtttcataatatcaaaatttaatcgagtctcaaataaatttagaattattcaaatcacataattttaaaaaagaacatcCCTTAAAATCCATTAGGACCATAaataacatttataatatagataaatcaagcATAAAAATACCACTTCCAAATAGataaatatcttataatcaattctaatatactatatattttatattatataatataagtaCATAAACATAGTTGCATACATAAGTATTCCCACAAAACTCCATCCAAACCAAAAGCAATCAACATCCAAAAGAAACTCCCAACATACAATAAATActatatactatatatttaaTTAGTACTTACTTGACTAGGCCATAATCAAACAACAAACATACTCGGTGAAATCCTACTACCTCGTGTGGAAGTAGAGATACTGTTTCCGAAAGAACTTAAAAGCCATAATCATATCCCCTTTTTCAACAATAAGCAAGACATTTCTTCTTGCAATCCATGATACATCCACCACCCCCACCCCCATATCCATACCCTTTTCCAGCCCCACTAGATGACTTGAAACACTTTGATGGACACTTTAGTTTTTTACCAAAACATGGGCCTTTGTCTTTGCAAACAATAGTGGGCCTTATGATTCCACCTTTACCATATCCTCCTTTTGGGCCTCCAAATCCACCACCATATCCTCCTCCAACTATAGGCCCAAAACCAGGGATGTTGAATCCACCTACAGGCCCAAAACCAGGGATATTATTGTTGTCATCATTTTTGGTAGTAGCAAAAGTGAAAGTGATTGAGATGAACAAGAAAATTAAGATGAGAGCTATAGAGTTCTTCATATTTGACAAGAGGGAAAATAGCttctttttttgagttttattgAGAGGgaataagttatatttaaagGCTTAAGTGGAGAGAGCATTTATAAGTGGATGGTTGTTGGATGGGGGTGTATGAGACATAGACAAGTAGGTTGGGTGCAATTATTACACTATACTATGTGATATCTATATAGTCCCACTATTgagtgtttcttttttttttttttaattcgagGTTTAATTAAATTTGGATTCATATACTGTtcgattttatttttgaatgatataaaattttattttattttttatttgaatagcTCAAATATAAAACGTCTAATTGAGAATAAAAGAATCTCAACTATATATTGGCTCGTATCGATGTATTCTTGATTTCTAAGGAGATAGAATATTAAGTCTAGTGGATAAACGTGGTCACTAGATCAGAGTGTGATTAACAGTCTTTAAATTGTAATGCTATAGATGATCGTTCTTATACTCAATTATTCATTGACACAAAATATTcgtgatttttttcttttgtcttagCTTTGATAGACAAAGTAACCTAGTACATGTTGCTGGTCAAAAATGAcgaatattttatataattaatcgAAATATATGAAATTGATTTAGACACTACCAGTacggaaaaaaaaaatctcaaccaTCCAAAAACAACTCATATTAATATACTACATTCTAAGTTGTCAAGGATTCAACATGTCTATCCTATAGGTTATATGAATCAGTGGCTTTTTccaaattattcttttaaaaaaaaaaaagtagagataatcattattgaaaatttaaaaataatggaaaatcaattaaaaagaagaatatttattacaatcttaaaaaaattcattaattttgaaCCATAAAAAGTGTcgatatttcatttatattggACGATAATGAGTAACATGGTATCACTAATTGTTTCTTAAGAAATACTCAAACATAAACACATGCAGAGGGAGTAAATAAATAGACTCCAATTAATTTGGGATTATGGTGGATTAAGAgagtattattatattttctctctttttatttaataattatagaaaatagtattctaacaatcaaatttaaaattttgaagttttactaataaattaattcaataaaatgtacttttaattgttttttaaaagaaaatatatcaaGTCACTAAGAATTAAATATTACTCTCTTCGTCTGctattatttgtcataatttttatttttagagtcaaattacaaaaattttgaataataatttaaaatatatttttttatcatattaatatataaaatattataatttatagtactttttatatatataattattaattggtCAGATATTTTCAGGCTACTTTTGGAAGTATACTCAATAAAATTAGCGTTAGTATTTATGAGCACAGCAATTCATAACTGAGCAGTGGAcagtaataaattattattcaataaataaatatttgactgCACTTTAATTGTTTGCACATAATTAAAGATGCATTGGACGCTTGGAATACATGTATTTATGTGGTAATTTTTTTTCGTTCATTTTTAGttgtttaagtttttttatataattttaataataattttgaaaaatataactaaTGTTAAGAGTAATATATTACttgtttaagttttttttatataattttaataataattttgaaaaatataactaatgttaagagtaatatatatatttcttaatatattaaaagtgacaagtaaaaataaaaatatacatatttagtaaataaataaataaaaataaatgaagtatattaaaatataatttttttgttcattaatAATTAGTCATTATTGACTTGATATAAGAATAAAGAAGCAATAAATGATAGGAGTAATTTTACTAAATCACCcttattaaatataagttacATAAAGTTGAAAATGAATCAGTATTTAATAGCAAAGATAAAAATAGAcataacatgataatttatttattgatcttataaattaaacaaatattattaaatattttaaaataatacaataaacaattaaaaataaacgaaaGAAGTAACTAATTAGTATAAGATACATTTGATAGTAAAGTTGTTCGTTCTcgataaatatttatcatttttaataaaatagtgaaaataattcattttaactATAGTAAAAATAGAATTATGAGTTGTGACACAAAGACGAGAAAATGTGGGGGCAAATGAATTTGTTAGGATGAAAGTGTAATATCAAGCTATAAAAGTTATGGTTATAACTGAGgtgtaatattaatttttaaacaaaattcatcaaaaaagttttgattataataatatcttttttgatACGTTTATATGTAGAATATTGCTCTTCAAAATCGAATCAacaatttcattttaatatCAATTTACATTCTACACTATTTAAAATTTCGTAACTTAACTTTTTCACCTAATTGAAAGGAGTTTTACCAACATGTTTCAACAAAGaggtaaaaaaaagtaaattaagaacaaaatattattttacgtTATTATATAACTCAGGtcgatttgattttaatttcttttttattgtgtATGACTAGCGTGTAGCAATATATTATTAAGATTATGCTactaaacataataatttttgtaGTAGATCAATagtgtaaattatttttacttcgACTTTTATATATTCAACTTAAACTTTGTAGGActatcttatttttaaataatgattaatataaatatttttaattatatttatattaattgatattcttttcgtatttttatttgttatgttgcatttttttaaaattaatttgactaatttttaaagttaaattagattatgtttattctatattttaaataaaaaaattagatatttaaaaaatatatgaaagtactataaattgtaatttttttgcatattaatatgatgaaaaactACATAATGAAAAACATTAGTCAAAACTTTTACTCCCTCtgttcaattttatttgtcatgttgtgttttttaaaaattaataattttttttaaaaaaatcaataattaattttcaaaattaaattatattacattaatttgatattttaaatttaaaaaattaactattcaaaaaatattaaaaaatgctataaattacaattttttatattaatataattaaaaatacatattaaaatattagtcaaaattcttataatttaactttaaaaatagaaaatataacaaACAATAATTGAGGAGGGGAATATGATTTAACTCattacaattaatatttatgaGCACAAAAATTCATTAAGCAGTGGGCATTATTAATGTTTGGTAAATGAATACTTGTCTGAAATTCAATTTGCACATTAAAGATACACCTATATTATACTCAATATTAATAAATAGGGGTAGTGTCGTAATATAGTCTTATAAATCATTGACTTTTCTTTAATGGGCTGCCAAATTTAAACGTGATAAATAATGATTAGGGAGAGTCGTTAGGATGGTAAGCACTCTTCACTTTGAACTCGAAGATTGCAAGTTCGAGTTATCAAGAGAGCAAAAAAGATGAAAGCTTCTACGGGCAGGGTTAAAATAATATagcaaataaaagtgaaaaagagagtatatatttttttttttatagaaatccATTATTAGCCAACACATTGGATCAAGGGTTAACAATTTCCATAAGTTAACAATCAAATTATCGATTATTATATGTGAAAATTACGCGGATaaacaaacttatactatttaattacttatcatagctataattgtaataattaccactcgcgactaacattatacattaattacgtgggtcGACttcaagtttgtataattagtcatgtttgtatatgtataattcgtcagGATATacagataaatatatataatatacaattttttagcctatatacatatgcaattcacctctctcccacctCCGCCCTCTCTCGCttacctctctcctccctctctcgatctcgctcgcctctatcctccctctcccaatctcgcttgccatttatacaaatgtatatgtataatatacagttatatacaactatatacatatacaattcatctcttttccactctctgccctctttcgctcgcctctctcgatCTCACTCGCCTCtatcctctctctcccagtcttgctaatctctctcctccctctcccaatctctcttgccatatatacaattacatatgtataatatacaattatctaaccaatgtACATAtgcaattcacctttctcccactcttttctcctctttctcacctctctcatctctttcccagtctcgctcgtctctctcctccaaATAACAcgtagctacaaattgtaattatcaaactatagctatagagagtaattaattacttttaagtggctatatgtgaaagttttccttaatatattaggaaaaattcagtaaatatatactagttaattatttaatatagttatagtttgccttatttataatttatgacCTACTTTTAGCTATAATTACGCGGCTCGGCTTTTTAGTTTTGTAATTTGTGGTTTTGTAGAATTCACAATTtgtgtaatatatttttttataacttttgtataatttaaaatttgtataatatagttTGTACAACTGTTTACACTTCTAATGTTTGTAATCACATAATTTGTTATTTCgagtttatacaaaaaaaattgaattatataaatgcATTCGTGTATTATAcaaatcaataaattatataaataaaataacttaaattataGCTACAATCCATAAATATacaaactataattatagaatataattaaattttttatagtgACTGTTTACAAAATTCCCTCTTAATATTATCCTAAGCGGTGAATGCAAACAAATGTTTTGAGGCAAAAGGATTTAGAATGAAGTAATATTAATAGTTGTAGTATTGATGGCGGTGATGGATAAACGAATAAAATCGGTTAATGCattatcaatttatttgatataaaaaatagaaaattcattTCTAAACCAATATCTTGTTacttataagtatttttttcattcttaatcaCAAATTTGAAGTATTCGAGAATAAGGCCAACATAGGTTTAGTTTTTAAACCATAttcaaaagttaaaagatcaaatttcgactttcttttgaaataatttactAATAACAAGAGATGAATATACTAAACGCCTAACAAATATAGGATTTTATATAGTACGTGTTATCAAATTTAGATTTCTTTGCTTCTTTAATTTTCAAGATTGACACACAAGGAAACACTAAATCACCAAGTAGCCAACTAGTAGTGCATACAAGCATgacattcatttttttctttattctgACGTcgtatatttataatattagagtctgattaaatttaaattaacatCGGAAAATCTCATATTAGGaggtaattaattaagtactTCCTAACAAAGACGATTCTTTACTTAAGGAGATTCGAACCAAATACCTAATTTGACTAagaataaaaaagtatttacTACTCTACCACAATTTTTATTGACGCTGATAAGTAATAAAAGAGCAGGGCCGACCATGGACTTTAAGGATCATCCTATTTAATATCACTACTTTTATTTATATGGCTCCAACTGTTTTACTATTTCTAGTTGTAAATGTGATGCTgagttttttttctcaaaaacatttattactagtttgacatttttttttattatgatactttCATGAATGTGCAAAGATATGACAATGTCAATAATAGGTTCAGATATTGCTAGGGTCAATTTGTCGACTTGGCTTATAAAGAAGCACTACATATTTAGATCACTTTCTAAAAAGTCACATGCATGTCTAATATTTGAAAGTTTGAAGTTTCAATTGCAAAATTAATCTGACGAAATGGTTTAATGGACtcctataattatataaatgtatGTTATGAATACTGAattcttaaatttaataaaatacaatagATCAAATTTCTTTAGCCATTGACTATTGACCAGACTTATATGATTATAAAATAACTGAGTTTGCAAAAGTGTGTTGCTACACGTACGTTGAGGCAAGTAAATATCATATTTGATTTGCAGTAGAGTGAGAGAGGTGGCGCTGGTTCTTTTTTCACCAAAATGGGAGGCGAAGCGGTCCTTGGTGGTTTGCAGAGGGATTGTTGATGGTGCGTTGAAAGGACGACGATTGTGGAGAGGAGAATGAGGCAGGTGAGGGTGCGATGAGCAAGTTATTTATGCTTAATTAAGTATATGTGTGCATTAGATCATTTTACCTAATTGATATGTCAATATCAGATATATATTTGAAGTTAGTTTGTGATAAGTATAACTTCAAATCTATATGTTTAATCCCCGCCTGTTTTATGGACAAATCTTGAAAGTCAAgtatcaaattttattatacTTAAAGTTTTTGTCCATAAAAGTAAGTGATGTGGATCTAGATATTTGAACTTTATGATTCAAACTTATAATTTCGTCACTTCCTTAAAACTTATAAtgttcaaaatttataatttatatatatatttaattgatgatttatttaaaacatatatatttagatAACCTAAGCCAAAATCTATGTGGTTATATGGACTCATAATTAATACGTCAAATATGTCCTTGGGACAAATAAGGTTAGATACAAGGTGCAACGGGATGAACTTTTAATAATGTTTCATCGTTTTGAGaaattaataacttaataattttatacacacttctaatatttttacatgaaaacatatattttatgatttaaaatatatatattttatgatttaaaatatatgttttcatataaaaatatcgGAAGTGTATATAAAATTGCTTAGTTATTAGCAATGGAATCTACTTTTCATGAGAACTTTAATGATTGGGAGCTTGATAATTTGATTGAATTAATGGGTAGACTGAAAGGTTACAACATGAATCCGCAAGCTATGAATATCATGTGTTGGGATCCTTAGGTAAAGGAATACACTGTAAAGAAGGGGTATAAAAAGTTGCACGCCCAGAATGATAATACAGATTTTTGGCCATGAAAACTAATCTAGAAAGCAAAGCTACCACCAAAGGTAATATGCTTCAGCTGGTTGACATTAAAGAATGCTTATTTGACAGTGGACAATCTTTGTAGAAGAAACTTCCAGCTAGTAAGCAGGTGTTTTTATGTCAGGAAAGTGCAGAATCAGTAAATCATCTTTTCTTGCATTGTGCGGTGGCTGCAGGCATATAGCATATGTTCCTTTCCTCATTCAGTTTGAACTGGGTGATGCCTCAAACTATCAGAGAAGTTGTTGTGAGTTGGGGCCATTGGACAGTTGATGGGCCATCAGGAACACCTGGAGAATGATTCCAGCATGTATTTTTTGGTGCCTATGGACAGAAAGGAATCAACGGTGTTTTGATGGAATTTTTAGCTCCTAATCACTCACTCAAAGCTGAATGTTTGTTGAATCTTTTTTGTTGGTCCAACCGTCTTATGTGAATAGTTATCCTACTTTCTTAGATTTTATTAGCTCTTTAACTCTAGGCCAGACATAGTCATGTTTTAAGCCTTCTCTAGATTTTTTGAATTGGTGGCTGGCTCCCGTGTCTTAACTGCTATCATGTAACGAAGCCAGCATATCTACTTTTGTACTCTTTGCATCCTCTTGATGTCGGTAATGAAACAACTTACttcataaaaaacatatatttatgattttataccAAGATAATTTAtaagcatattttattttatttttctaaaaaaaaaatcctcaagaggttctatttattattattattattattattttttatgtatagtagagctgtcaatatggggTAGCACACCCCATCCGGGCTAACTCATATAGGCTTTGACATTTCACGGGTCAGGCCGGGCTAGCCCATTTTTTGTGTGGGCCAAAAAATGAACGACTCAAGCCACAAGTACGTGGACTACAGGCTTGCCGGGCCAgcccacttttttaaaaattataattttttataattattaaattaaattataaattataatttaaaaatattatgataaaaatccacaaaataatattacatgatattaatgttactacttgttaatcaaatccacaaataaaactctctttataatatttataaagtttttttcaagataaagtataaaatatataaataaaaatattaacctaattgttttgagtttggactctcttcaattttaaatattaatattatattatattttttaattaattttcattgaCACATGGTCTGTTTCTCAAGCCCCTCAAATCAGCAGACTTATTCAGGCCGAgctaaaaaatctttttcttaaatGAGCTCCAAAAATCATAGTCCAACCCTATTAAATCCCGGGTTAGGTCAGGCCGGCCCAacgggcctagcccatattgacggctctactGTATAAAcatagatatttttaaaaattatttgagcAACCCTTATTATTTTATGAGGAACTTTCACATTTAGCCACTCAAGAATAGATTAATTACTctctatagctatagtttgatagtTACAATTCGTAGCTACGTGTAATAGGGAGGATAGAGGTGAGCGAGAGAGCACAAATAATGGGaaagaggtgaattgtatatgtatatcggttagataattgtacattattcatatgtatttatatatatggcaAGCGGGATTGGGAGGGGATGAGCAagacgagcgagattgggagaggaaggagagaggcaagcgagagaggGTCAgtgagtgggagagaggtgcaTTGTATGTGTATAtctacatatgcatttgtatatatgacaagcaaGATTGGGAGAGGAAGGAGATAGACGAGCAAGATTTGgcaaagagtgggagagaggtgaattgtatatgtatatcgtctatattattgtatcttatacatatttattcgtatattctggcgaattattgatatacaaacgtgactaattatacaaactcgaagtcagtccatacaattaatatatacaatgtTAATCGTGAGTGGCTATTATATCAAACTATat
The sequence above is a segment of the Solanum lycopersicum chromosome 10, SLM_r2.1 genome. Coding sequences within it:
- the LOC101244324 gene encoding uncharacterized protein — translated: MKNSIALILIFLFISITFTFATTKNDDNNNIPGFGPVGGFNIPGFGPIVGGGYGGGFGGPKGGYGKGGIIRPTIVCKDKGPCFGKKLKCPSKCFKSSSGAGKGYGYGGGGGGCIMDCKKKCLAYC